Proteins from a single region of Chryseobacterium scophthalmum:
- a CDS encoding S41 family peptidase gives MSKNFFKTQLLALIILSFLIVSCNRTDDEVPNFPEGSTESVNVWVQDSMRRYYYWADQIPPKPNYHLPVKDFFKSLLLPQDRFSFIINTSDASTYPRSVRNMYGFDYAVLQLGNGEIATVIKLVLKNSPALNAGLERGMIIKKIDGQNITASNAEQLTSSIAEKTVIELTVGNWQNGSVVNEKNITVYYGYTFEQPLTSKIFDKNGKKTGYLYIYDFPDGMSQALNQKFAEFKSAGVQDLVLDLRYNYGGSVSSAAALCALIPAGISANSQFITYKGNKNGGEVKRSFSQQIAYASNAINFNALQANSLGLQKVYVLTSKSTASASEIVINNLKPYMEVIQVGEVTLGKDMAGFVIEDKRKPKKITWQIHPVIYKVFNANGEGNYNNGIFPQISVNEFISLPLLPLGDPDEILLSSVMNKIYSKSVNTDAQSKSVKVLFQSDSPFTVLSKLNFK, from the coding sequence TGATGAGGTGCCCAATTTTCCCGAAGGAAGCACCGAATCTGTGAATGTTTGGGTACAGGACAGCATGAGACGATATTACTATTGGGCAGATCAGATACCGCCAAAGCCCAATTATCATCTTCCGGTAAAAGACTTTTTTAAAAGTTTGCTGCTTCCTCAGGATCGTTTTTCATTTATCATTAATACAAGCGATGCATCTACTTATCCTCGTTCGGTAAGAAATATGTATGGCTTTGATTATGCTGTCTTGCAGTTGGGAAATGGTGAAATTGCGACAGTCATAAAATTAGTTTTGAAAAATTCTCCCGCTCTGAATGCCGGATTGGAAAGAGGAATGATTATCAAAAAAATCGACGGACAAAATATTACTGCTTCTAATGCGGAACAACTGACATCATCTATTGCCGAAAAAACTGTGATTGAGCTTACCGTAGGAAATTGGCAAAACGGATCGGTTGTTAATGAAAAAAACATTACGGTTTATTATGGGTATACTTTTGAGCAGCCTTTGACGTCTAAAATATTTGATAAAAACGGAAAAAAAACAGGATATCTTTATATATATGATTTTCCGGATGGAATGAGTCAGGCTCTCAATCAGAAATTCGCAGAATTTAAAAGTGCCGGAGTGCAGGATTTGGTTCTTGACCTTCGATACAATTATGGAGGTTCTGTTTCATCAGCTGCAGCACTTTGTGCGTTGATTCCAGCAGGAATTTCTGCAAATTCTCAGTTTATTACCTATAAAGGAAATAAAAACGGAGGCGAAGTTAAAAGGTCTTTTTCACAACAAATTGCTTACGCTTCCAATGCGATTAATTTTAATGCTTTACAAGCCAATTCTCTTGGTTTACAAAAAGTATATGTTTTAACCTCAAAAAGCACTGCTTCTGCTTCTGAAATTGTTATCAATAATCTAAAACCTTATATGGAAGTCATTCAGGTTGGCGAAGTTACATTAGGAAAAGACATGGCCGGATTTGTAATTGAAGACAAACGAAAACCTAAAAAAATTACCTGGCAAATACATCCTGTTATTTATAAAGTATTCAATGCCAACGGTGAAGGTAATTATAATAACGGGATCTTTCCGCAGATTTCTGTAAATGAATTTATATCATTACCATTACTTCCTTTAGGCGATCCTGACGAAATATTGCTTTCTTCTGTGATGAATAAAATTTATTCAAAGTCTGTAAATACAGATGCTCAATCAAAAAGTGTAAAAGTTTTATTTCAAAGTGATAGTCCTTTTACTGTTCTTTCAAAATTAAATTTTAAGTAA